One window of the Mytilus galloprovincialis chromosome 14, xbMytGall1.hap1.1, whole genome shotgun sequence genome contains the following:
- the LOC143059452 gene encoding innexin unc-9-like isoform X2, protein MIGALGSIVSWSSVSGSADDDWIDRVNHIWTVLLLALFAVVVTSGQYILGDAIQCWTPAEFTGQFNSYAKSICWISNTYYIPQGDVIPENIETRQDAEITYYQWVPIILLFQALMFKIPNIAWRLLNGYSGINMDKICTLSESTLMAAPDDRLKNISHIAKYMHRWIESQRDFHDNALVRMRRRVSSVIIFCLGKRDGTFLTGYYIFIKFLYAANVVGQFFLLNAFMATDYNVFGFEVMSYLFTNGEWTPSPRFPRVTLCDFVIRQLSNHHRYTVQCVLPLNLFNEKIFIFLWFWLFLMAFLTFFNFASWLYYTLFKENRTRYVKKYLNLCNEISTGFDKKLARKFADDYLRNDGIFVLRVIEKNSSGMVLCDLVISLWKLFKEEYGTAKKPEVIDTEPVKNGKINNDGYISKTPYDVS, encoded by the exons AT GATTGGGGCATTGGGGAGTATTGTGTCCTGGAGTAGTGTCTCCGGGTCTGCGGACGATGATTGGATAGATAGAGTGAACCATATATGGACAGTTCTATTATTAGCACTCTTTGCAGTTGTAGTCACTTCCGGTCAATATATATTAGGCGATGCTATACAGTGTTGGACGCCTGCAGAATTCACAGGACAATTTAATTCCTACGCCAAATCTATATGCTGGATTTCAAACACATATTACATTCCCCAAGGTGATGTTATTCCAGAAAACATCGAAACGAGACAGGACGCGGAAATAACTTACTACCAGTGGGTACCGATAATTCTTTTGTTTCAAGCGTTGATGTTCAAAATACCAAATATAGCATGGAGATTGTTAAATGGATATTCCGGCATAAATATGGACAAAATTTGCACTTTGTCAGAGTCTACTCTCATGGCGGCACCTGACGACAGACTGAAAAATATATCGCACATTGCAAAGTATATGCACCGATGGATTGAAAGCCAAAGAGATTTCCATGACAACGCCCTCGTACGTATGCGTCGGCGTGTTTCCAGCGTCATTATTTTCTGTTTAGGAAAACGTGATGGCACATTTTTAACTggatattacatttttataaagtttttatatGCAGCAAATGTAGTCGGGCAGTTCTTTCTTCTGAATGCTTTTATGGCAACTGACTACAATGTGTTTGGATTCGAAGTAATGAGCTATCTCTTTACTAATGGAGAATGGACACCATCACCGCGTTTTCCTCGCGTGACTTTGTGTGATTTCGTTATCCGACAATTGAGCAATCACCATCGCTACACCGTTCAATGCGTCCTGCCGTTAAACCTTTTCAAcgagaaaattttcatttttctatgGTTCTGGTTGTTTCTTATGGCTTTCCTCACATTCTTTAATTTCGCTTCATGGCTATATTACACTTTATTCAAAGAGAACAGAACTCGCTATGTGAAAAAATACTTGAACCTTTGCAACGAGATTTCAACGGGATTTGACAAAAAGTTAGCTAGAAAGTTTGCTGACgattatttaagaaatgatgGCATTTTTGTCTTGCGTGTGATAGAAAAAAATAGTTCCGGCATGGTGCTCTGTGATCTTGTTATAAGTTTATGGAAATTGTTCAAAGAGGAATATGGAACTGCAAAGAAACCGGAAGTAATAGATACTGAACCCGTAAAAAATGGAAAGATAAACAATGACGGTTATATATCTAAGACCCCGTATGACGTCTCTTAA
- the LOC143059452 gene encoding innexin unc-9-like isoform X3, producing MIGALGSIVSWSSVSGSADDDWIDRVNHIWTVLLLALFAVVVTSGQYILGDAIQCWTPAEFTGQFNSYAKSICWISNTYYIPQGDVIPENIETRQDAEITYYQWVPIILLFQALMFKIPNIAWRLLNGYSGINMDKICTLSESTLMAAPDDRLKNISHIAKYMHRWIESQRDFHDNALVRMRRRVSSVIIFCLGKRDGTFLTGYYIFIKFLYAANVVGQFFLLNAFMATDYNVFGFEVMSYLFTNGEWTPSPRFPRVTLCDFVIRQLSNHHRYTVQCVLPLNLFNEKIFIFLWFWLFLMAFLTFFNFASWLYYTLFKENRTRYVKKYLNLCNEISTGFDKKLARKFADDYLRNDGIFVLRVIEKNSSGMVLCDLVISLWKLFKEEYGTAKKPEVIDTEPVKNGKINNDGYISKTPYDVS from the coding sequence GATTGGGGCATTGGGGAGTATTGTGTCCTGGAGTAGTGTCTCCGGGTCTGCGGACGATGATTGGATAGATAGAGTGAACCATATATGGACAGTTCTATTATTAGCACTCTTTGCAGTTGTAGTCACTTCCGGTCAATATATATTAGGCGATGCTATACAGTGTTGGACGCCTGCAGAATTCACAGGACAATTTAATTCCTACGCCAAATCTATATGCTGGATTTCAAACACATATTACATTCCCCAAGGTGATGTTATTCCAGAAAACATCGAAACGAGACAGGACGCGGAAATAACTTACTACCAGTGGGTACCGATAATTCTTTTGTTTCAAGCGTTGATGTTCAAAATACCAAATATAGCATGGAGATTGTTAAATGGATATTCCGGCATAAATATGGACAAAATTTGCACTTTGTCAGAGTCTACTCTCATGGCGGCACCTGACGACAGACTGAAAAATATATCGCACATTGCAAAGTATATGCACCGATGGATTGAAAGCCAAAGAGATTTCCATGACAACGCCCTCGTACGTATGCGTCGGCGTGTTTCCAGCGTCATTATTTTCTGTTTAGGAAAACGTGATGGCACATTTTTAACTggatattacatttttataaagtttttatatGCAGCAAATGTAGTCGGGCAGTTCTTTCTTCTGAATGCTTTTATGGCAACTGACTACAATGTGTTTGGATTCGAAGTAATGAGCTATCTCTTTACTAATGGAGAATGGACACCATCACCGCGTTTTCCTCGCGTGACTTTGTGTGATTTCGTTATCCGACAATTGAGCAATCACCATCGCTACACCGTTCAATGCGTCCTGCCGTTAAACCTTTTCAAcgagaaaattttcatttttctatgGTTCTGGTTGTTTCTTATGGCTTTCCTCACATTCTTTAATTTCGCTTCATGGCTATATTACACTTTATTCAAAGAGAACAGAACTCGCTATGTGAAAAAATACTTGAACCTTTGCAACGAGATTTCAACGGGATTTGACAAAAAGTTAGCTAGAAAGTTTGCTGACgattatttaagaaatgatgGCATTTTTGTCTTGCGTGTGATAGAAAAAAATAGTTCCGGCATGGTGCTCTGTGATCTTGTTATAAGTTTATGGAAATTGTTCAAAGAGGAATATGGAACTGCAAAGAAACCGGAAGTAATAGATACTGAACCCGTAAAAAATGGAAAGATAAACAATGACGGTTATATATCTAAGACCCCGTATGACGTCTCTTAA